The following coding sequences are from one Chanos chanos chromosome 12, fChaCha1.1, whole genome shotgun sequence window:
- the cndp2 gene encoding cytosolic non-specific dipeptidase, translating to MSYLPKLFKYVDDHQDQYVERLAQWVAIQSVSAWPEKRGEIKKMMEMAAKDIEKLGGTVEMVDIGKQKLPGGEEIPLPPIILGRLGSDPGKKTVCIYGHLDVQPANIDDGWDTEPFTLVEKDGKLYGRGSTDDKGPVLGWFNIIEAYQKIGQELPINIKFCFEGMEESGSNGLDELVFSRKDTFFKDVDYICISDNYWLGKTKPCLTYGLRGICYFFIEVECCDKDLHSGVFGGSVHEAMTDLITLMGSLVDKKGKIMVPGIYDQVAPVTEEEKKLYESIDFDVTEYCKDVGAGKLLHDTKENILMHRWRYPSLSLHGIEGAFSEAGAKTVIPSKVNGKFSIRLVPDMDPSKVEKLVIAHLEKKFAELESPNKLRVYSNHGAKAWVSDFNHPHYIAGRNAIKTVFGVEPDLTREGGSIPVTLTFQEATGCNVMLLPMGSSDDGAHSQNEKINRSNYIQGTKMLGAYFHEVSLLK from the exons ATGTCGTACCTCCCAAAACTGTTTAAATATGTGGACGACCACCAAGATCAGTATGTGGAG CGTTTGGCCCAATGGGTAGCAATTCAAAGTGTCTCTGCCTGGCCAGAGAAACGAggcgaaataaaaaaaatgatggaaatgGCAGCCAAGGACATAGAGAAACTTGGAGGGACAGTGGAAATGGTAGACATTGGCAAGCAGAAG TTGCCAGGAGGGGAGGAGATTCCTCTGCCTCCAATTATTCTGGGCCGACTAGGCTCTGACCCAGGCAAGAAGACAGTTTGTATTTACGGCCACCTGGATGTTCAGCCAGCCAACATTGATGATGGCTGGGACACGGAACCATTCACTCTGGTGGAGAAAGATG GAAAACTGTATGGACGTGGCTCTACAGATGATAAAGGCCCTGTGTTGGGCTGGTTTAACATCATTGAAGCCTACCAGAAGATTGGACAG gAGCTACCAATCAACATTAAATTCTGCTTTGAGGGGATGGAAGAATCTGGATCAAATGGTTTGGATGAGCTTGTCTTCTCCCGGAAAGACACCTTCTTCAAAGATGTGGATTATATTTGCATCTCTGACAACTACTGGCTTGGCAAGACAAAACCCTGCCTTACGTATGGTCTTCGAGGGATCTGCTACTTCTTCATTGAG GTGGAGTGCTGTGACAAGGATCTGCACTCTGGAGTGTTTGGTGGCTCTGTCCATGAAGCCATGACTGATCTTATCACGTTGATGG GCTCTCTGGTTGATAAGAAAGGAAAGATCATGGTGCCTGGAATTTATGACCAAGTTGCTCCtgtcactgaggaggagaagaagctGTATGAGAGTATTGACTTCGATGTGACGGAGTACTGCAAAGATGTTGGGGCTGGGAAACTGCTGCATGACACCAAA GAGAACATCCTGATGCATCGCTGGAggtatccctctctctctctccatggtaTCGAGGGAGCTTTCTCTGAGGCAGGGGCTAAGACTGTCATTCCATCCAAGGTCAATGGCAAGTTTTCCATTCGCCTGGTTCCAGACATGGACCCCAGCAAAGTGGAAAAGCTA GTTATCGCTCACTTGGAGAAGAAATTTGCTGAGCTAGAGAGCCCTAACAAATTGAGAGTATACTCGAACCATGGAGCAAAGGCCTGGGTGTCTGACTTTAACCACCCTCATTACATAGCGGGCAGAAACGCCATAAAGACAG TTTTTGGAGTGGAGCCTGACCTTACTCGTGAGGGTGGGAGCATTCCCGTAACCCTGACTTTCCAGGAGGCAACAGGTTGCAATGTCATGCTGCTACCCATGGGTTCTTCTGATGATGGAGCACACTCACAGAACGAGAAGATCAACAG ATCTAACTACATCCAAGGCACTAAGATGTTGGGTGCTTATTTTCACGAGGTATCTCTGCTCAAGTAA